Proteins from a single region of Apostichopus japonicus isolate 1M-3 chromosome 21, ASM3797524v1, whole genome shotgun sequence:
- the LOC139962818 gene encoding WD repeat-containing protein 3-like, giving the protein MGLTKQYLRYAPSALFGVVGTSKANIVTVEIDDIQSNLVAVTAVEDVLIWDLKKGEIVLTLKGEKYEASILAVGRNKSQLAVGYMDGSVKVYDLSADGEAAVTFKGHKSAVTALKFDPSGMRLVSGAKDTDVIVWDVVSECGLYRLKGHKGMITDITFMKEHNILITSSKDTFVKFWDLDTQHCFKTLIGHRTEVWGLSLVSDQRLITGAVESELSVWDITFNSEETGDDKEPPQKKAKKTFLAFDEDEDDNQEEFDEEGEDEGGTAILSCTKVGVLRRSGKDRVLTLKTDERRSLLGVHGKDNFVEIFLVCSDEEKKKFLQKKRKRARKRMSKETETQGKAGETDESVELDVQEEIRNLGTIKAGGKIRSFDLISDAGGNRTLVILLHNNKVEIHQWAGNDVTVTTGSQLSIPAHRSDVRAICFNADNTAILSGSAESVKMWNRGSQQCVRTMASEYILSLAFVPGERHCIAGTKEGHLQLFDIAGGKLLDDVEAHTGALWSISLSPDKRGFITGSADKDIKFWDFEFVDETEDSTSRKRLTFRHVRTLKMADDILCAKYSPDQNFVAASLLDSTVKVFFADTLKFFLSLYGHKLPVLSMDISTDCSLLVSGSADRNVKIWGMSFGDCHKSMFAHDDSVMCVQFVPKTHLFFSCGKDGKIKQWDADNFEHIVTLQGHQAEIWSLAISPSGDFLASSSHDKSLRLWERTEEPLVLSEEREMDREQEYEESLNQADPTVIPGETSKEVTLAGTRTLESVKGAERIMEAIELYKEETEKLIAYQENCKAQKKKLPLPQPHPLLQAYGDITPAKYVCNVLRKVKSSELEESLLVLPFSYVLDLFPLLEIFINRGWELEFTCRCLFFLLRVNHGQITSSKTLLPIIDRLRTTTLNQVTKLKDVIGFNLAGLKYMQQEIESREDVQFFADATGQLKEKRKKKKKAENKVILAMAAAGL; this is encoded by the exons ATGGGACTGACTAAGCAGTACCTGCGGTATGCACCAAGTGCTCTGTTTGGAGTCGTTGGCACAAGCAAGGCCAATATAGTCACTGTGGAGATTGACGATATTCAGAGTAATCTTGTGGCAGTAACAGCAGTGGAAGATGTCTTGATATGGGATCTGAAAAAAGGAGAAATA GTGCTCACTTTGAAAGGAGAAAAGTACGAGGCATCCATCCTGGCTGTCGGACGTAACAAATCTCAATTGGCCGTCGGTTACATGGACGGATCGGTCAAAGTATATGACCTCTCTGCTGACGGTGAAGCTGCGGTGACCTTTAAGGGTCATAAGTCAGCAGTCACAGCCTTGAAGTTTGATCCTAGTGGTATGCGGCTAGTTTCTGGTGCTAAG GATACTGATGTGATTGTCTGGGATGTGGTCAGTGAATGTGGACTGTACAGACTGAAGGGCCACAAAGGGATGATAACAGATATAACCTTCATGAAGGAACATAACATTCTTATCACAAG TTCAAAAGACACATTTGTGAAGTTTTGGGACTTGGACACACAACACTGCTTTAAGACCCTCATTGGACACAGAACAGAG GTTTGGGGACTATCCTTGGTCAGTGATCAGAGATTAATCACGGGTGCAGTGGAGAGTGAATTAAGTGTATGGGATATCACATTTAACTCAGAG GAAACAGGAGATGATAAGGAACCTCCTCAGAAGAAAGCAAAGAAGACATTCTTAGCATTTGATGAGGATGAAGATGATAACCAAGAGGAGTTTGATGAGGAGGGAGAGGATGAGGGTGGAACG GCTATTTTGTCTTGCACTAAGGTTGGTGTTCTGAGGAGATCAGGAAAGGACAGGGTTTTAACCCTCAAAACTGATGAAAGAAGGAGCTTACTTGGAGTCCAT GGCAAAGACAATTTTGTGGAGATCTTTTTGGTCTGCTCCGACGAAGAGAAAAAGAAGTTTTtacagaagaaaagaaaacgtgCCAGGAAACGAATGAG TAAGGAAACGGAGACTCAAGGCAAAGCTGGTGAAACTGACGAGTCTGTGGAGTTGGATGTTCAGGAAGAAATTAGAAACCTTGGAACAATCAAAGCTGGTGGCAAAATCAG ATCGTTCGATCTCATTTCTGACGCCGGTGGAAACAGGACGTTGGTGATACTGCTGCACAACAACAAAGTAGAAATACATCAATGGGCTGGCAATGATGTTACCGTGACGACAGGCAGCCAGCTTTCAATACCAGCACATCGTAGTGATGTGAGAGCAATTTGCTTCAATGCTGATAACACAGCAATACTATCAGGCTCAGCAGAATCAGTGAAAATGTGGAATAG GGGAAGTCAACAGTGTGTCCGCACCATGGCCTCTGAATACATTCTCAGTCTAGCTTTCGTTCCAGGAGAGAGGCATTGCATTGCAGGAACCAAG GAAGGCCATCTTCAACTATTTGACATAGCAGGGGGGAAGCTGTTAGATGATGTCGAGGCCCACACAGGTGCACTCTGGTCCATATCTCTGTCTCCTGATAAG AGAGGCTTCATAACTGGTAGTGCTGATAAAGATATCAAATTCTGGGATTTTGAATTTGTGGATGAAACTGAAGATTCCACATCCAG GAAGAGACTAACATTCCGACATGTGCGGACTCTAAAGATGGCGGACGACATCCTCTGCGCTAAATATTCTCCCGATCAGAATTTTGTGGCTGCGTCGCTCCTGGACAGCACGGTCAAAGTGTTCTTTGCGGATACCTTGAAG TTCTTCTTGTCATTGTACGGTCACAAGTTACCAGTCCTTTCGATGGATATATCTACA GACTGTTCCTTGCTGGTCTCGGGATCTGCGGATCGTAACGTAAAAATCTGGGGAATGTCTTTCGGGGATTGTCACAAGTCCATGTTCGCCCACGACGACAGTGTGATGTGTGTCCAGTTTGTACCCAAGACCCACCTCTTCTTCTCTTGCGGAAAAGATGGCAAAATCAAGCAGTGGGACGCGGACAACTTTGAGCACATTGTTACCTTGCAG GGTCACCAGGCAGAAATTTGGAGCTTAGCAATCAGTCCTAGTGGAGACTTTTTG gcCTCCTCATCACATGACAAGTCTCTGAGGCTATGGGAGAGAACTGAGGAGCCTCTGGTGTTGAgtgaagagagagagatggataGAGAGCAAGAGTACGAAGAAAGTTTAAACCAGGCAGATCCGACCGTC ATTCCAGGTGAGACATCGAAGGAGGTGACTCTTGCAGGAACTCGGACGTTGGAGTCAGTAAAAGGAGCAGAGAGGATAATGGAGGCCATCGAACTGTACAAAGAGGAGACAGAAAAATTAATTGCTTACCAGGAAAACTGCAAAGCTCAAAAGAAAAAG CTTCCTCTTCCTCAGCCACACCCTCTCCTGCAGGCATATGGAGACATCACA CCGGCAAAATACGTTTGTAATGTGCTAAGGAAGGTCAAGAGCAG TGAACTCGAGGAGTCTCTTTTAGTCCTTCCCTTCAGCTACGTGCTGGACTTGTTTCCTCTCCTGGAGATATTTATCAACAGAGGATGGGAACTGGAATTTACATGTCGCTGCCTCTTCTTTTTATTGag GGTAAATCACGGTCAAATCACATCCAGTAAGACGCTTCTACCAATTATCGACAGACTCAGGACGACCACACTCAACCAAGTGACCAAGCTGAAG GATGTGATTGGTTTCAATCTCGCCGGTCTGAAGTACATGCAACAGGAAATAGAAAGCAGAGAGGATGTCCAGTTCTTTGCTGATGCTACAGGGCAACTGAaggagaagaggaagaagaagaagaaggcaGAAAATAAAGTTATCTTGGCGATGGCTGCTGCAGGATTGTAA